One window of Aliarcobacter lanthieri genomic DNA carries:
- the uvrB gene encoding excinuclease ABC subunit UvrB, with amino-acid sequence MPEFKVVSDYSPSGDQPNAIEYLSSSILQGNQYNTLLGVTGSGKTYTIAKVIEKVQKPTLIMTHNKTLAAQLYSEFKQFFPNNHVEYFISYYDYYQPEAYIPRSDLFIEKDSSINDELERLRLSATASLLSFDDVIVIASVSANYGLGNPTEYKAMVQRIEVGFEYSQKSFLLKLIEMGYKRNDKFFDRADFRVNGDVIDIFPAYFEDEFIRVEFFGDEVESITKHEYLTNTKIKDLNEVIIYSVNPFVVTQDNLSKAVKQIEEELEDRLAFFQKENKLVEYQRLKQRVEFDLEMIEGTGMCKGIENYARHLTGLKPGETPYSLLDYFEQMGKEFLLVVDESHVSLPQFRGMHVADRSRKEVLVEYGFRLPSALDNRPLKFEEFINKAPHYVFVSATPNELELELSSVVAEQIIRPTGLLDPVIEIMDSQFQVEKLHDEIKKTIAKNERVLVTVLTKKMAEELASYYADLGIKVKYMHSEIDAIERNQIIRELRLGTFDVLIGINLLREGLDIPETSLVAILDADKEGFLRSKTSLIQTIGRAARNENGRVILFAQKITASMQFAIDETNRRRKLQEEHNKLHNITPKSTTRKLDENLKLEEYDTVALKKQRLEKMPASERKKILVELNKQMKKAASDLNFEEAIRLRDEIAKIKDI; translated from the coding sequence TTGCCAGAATTCAAAGTAGTAAGTGATTATAGTCCAAGTGGAGATCAGCCAAATGCAATAGAATATTTAAGTAGTTCGATATTACAAGGAAATCAATATAATACATTATTAGGTGTTACTGGAAGTGGAAAAACTTATACTATTGCAAAAGTTATAGAAAAGGTTCAAAAACCAACACTTATTATGACTCATAATAAAACTTTAGCAGCTCAACTTTATAGTGAATTTAAACAATTCTTTCCCAATAATCATGTTGAGTATTTTATTTCATATTATGATTATTACCAACCTGAAGCTTATATTCCAAGAAGTGATTTGTTTATTGAAAAAGATAGTTCAATAAATGATGAGTTAGAAAGATTAAGGCTTAGTGCAACAGCATCACTTTTATCATTTGATGATGTTATAGTTATAGCTTCTGTTTCAGCAAACTATGGACTTGGAAATCCAACTGAGTATAAAGCAATGGTTCAAAGAATTGAAGTCGGATTTGAATATTCACAAAAATCTTTTTTATTAAAATTAATTGAGATGGGTTATAAAAGAAATGATAAATTTTTTGATAGAGCAGATTTTAGAGTAAATGGTGATGTTATAGATATTTTTCCTGCATATTTTGAAGATGAATTTATAAGAGTTGAATTCTTTGGTGATGAGGTTGAAAGTATTACTAAACATGAATATTTAACTAATACAAAAATAAAAGACTTAAATGAAGTGATTATCTATTCAGTTAATCCTTTCGTTGTAACACAAGATAATTTAAGTAAAGCTGTAAAACAAATAGAAGAAGAATTAGAAGATAGATTAGCATTCTTTCAAAAAGAAAATAAGTTAGTAGAGTATCAAAGATTAAAACAAAGAGTTGAATTTGATTTAGAAATGATTGAAGGTACTGGGATGTGTAAAGGAATAGAAAATTATGCACGACATTTAACAGGTTTAAAACCTGGTGAAACTCCATATTCATTATTGGATTATTTTGAACAAATGGGTAAGGAATTTTTACTTGTTGTTGATGAATCTCATGTATCTTTACCTCAATTTCGTGGAATGCATGTAGCTGATAGAAGTAGAAAAGAGGTTTTAGTTGAATATGGGTTTAGATTACCATCTGCACTTGATAATAGACCACTAAAATTTGAAGAGTTTATAAATAAAGCACCTCATTATGTTTTTGTAAGTGCAACACCAAATGAATTAGAATTAGAATTAAGTTCTGTTGTAGCGGAGCAAATTATAAGACCTACAGGACTTCTTGACCCTGTTATTGAAATTATGGATAGTCAATTTCAAGTAGAAAAACTTCATGATGAGATTAAAAAAACAATTGCTAAAAATGAGAGAGTTTTAGTTACTGTTTTAACCAAAAAAATGGCAGAAGAATTAGCTAGTTACTATGCAGATTTAGGAATAAAAGTAAAATATATGCACTCTGAAATTGATGCAATTGAAAGGAATCAAATAATAAGAGAGTTAAGACTTGGAACTTTTGATGTATTAATTGGGATAAATTTACTTAGAGAAGGGCTTGATATTCCAGAAACTTCTCTTGTTGCAATACTTGATGCAGATAAAGAAGGGTTTTTAAGAAGTAAAACTTCTCTTATACAAACAATAGGAAGAGCTGCAAGAAATGAAAATGGAAGAGTTATTCTTTTCGCTCAGAAAATAACAGCCTCTATGCAATTTGCTATTGATGAAACAAATAGAAGAAGAAAACTACAAGAAGAACATAATAAACTTCATAATATTACTCCAAAATCAACTACAAGAAAGCTAGATGAAAATTTAAAGCTTGAAGAGTATGATACTGTGGCATTAAAAAAACAAAGGCTTGAAAAAATGCCAGCAAGTGAGAGAAAAAAAATATTAGTTGAGTTAAATAAACAGATGAAGAAAGCAGCAAGTGATTTGAATTTTGAAGAAGCTATAAGATTAAGAGATGAAATAGCAAAAATAAAAGATATTTAA
- the nth gene encoding endonuclease III, producing the protein MKKATKQEIEIIKQAFLEHYSDAVTELNYKNDYELLIAIILSAQCTDKRVNIITPALFEKYPSVKELAVANLDDVKKIINSCSFFNNKAKNIIKMAQSVIMDYDGEIPHEQKELMKLAGVGNKTANVFMIEFEGANVMAVDTHVFRVSHRLGLSDAKNVTLTEADLVKKLKGDLHIFHQAMVLFGRYICKAVKPECDKCYFPQVCKTKSSFKPM; encoded by the coding sequence ATGAAAAAAGCAACGAAACAAGAAATAGAAATAATAAAACAAGCCTTTTTAGAACATTATAGTGATGCTGTAACTGAACTAAATTATAAAAATGACTATGAACTTTTAATAGCTATTATTCTATCTGCTCAATGTACAGATAAGAGAGTTAATATTATAACTCCAGCACTATTTGAAAAATATCCTAGTGTAAAAGAATTAGCTGTTGCAAATTTAGATGATGTTAAAAAGATCATAAACTCTTGTTCTTTTTTTAATAATAAAGCAAAAAATATTATAAAAATGGCACAAAGTGTAATAATGGATTATGATGGAGAAATACCTCATGAGCAAAAAGAGTTGATGAAACTCGCAGGTGTTGGAAATAAAACTGCAAATGTATTTATGATAGAGTTTGAGGGTGCAAATGTTATGGCTGTTGATACTCATGTTTTTAGAGTTTCTCATCGTTTAGGTCTTAGTGATGCTAAAAATGTAACTTTAACAGAAGCTGATTTAGTAAAAAAATTAAAAGGAGACTTACATATTTTTCATCAAGCTATGGTTTTATTTGGAAGATATATCTGTAAAGCTGTAAAACCAGAATGTGATAAGTGTTATTTTCCACAAGTTTGTAAAACTAAGAGTAGTTTTAAACCTATGTAA